The genomic stretch ttatcgaCAATTCTTTAATGTcactattattgatataatttcaatttagttCTATGCACATATAGAGAAACGAGATTTATAGAgactatgtataatataatgtatagagaaaaagaagatacaAAGGAACATAATGTCATGATGCAACTAACATGTCCTGATTGTAGATTGTCGTTCCTATTATTCTACAACCATACAAActttggatatatatatattcgccgaCAGTATTTGCCTACGATTATTATGCTATATAATCGACTGTATATTTCTGATACTATTCACACagaagataaaaaacaaaaaaatttttttatagtttttcacacaaatataagataaacgTACCCCGTAAGAATTTGAATGCAAActcgattataattattaggaGGCAAAGGGatagaatctatttttaactaaatataatttgactttatttatttttaacaaaaaaattatttatttatttttaacaaaattgttttaaactaAACATCCGTTTTCTTTAGGTTCTATCTCTATGTAAATAACTAGAGAAGTTAAGAAATTTAAGATGTATGTGAATATTACAccaatgtaaatatttctatttgctATATCTGCAATACATCTGTGTCATTCCACAGCCACTGATCTGTCTCTGTATTCCGTTCTTTGTACTTTTAAAGTACATTGGTTTCTTGTAAGAGAAACATGATTTAGTCAGAAGATGTTATATTCTTGATAGCCAAGTATGTAAGTATCATATATCCGTCGACATCTTGTCAGAATACAACTGTTATCCATATTCTTCTGCTACGCGACTTACTGCAAGACAGGCCTAAGTTCTTGAGACATAATGGGATAAGAAACGAGAGGTGCGGTCGCGCCGGATATCGACAAAGGTAGGCTTGCGGGCTGCTGTGTGTTGGGTGGTTGCTGATTGGTAGCTTGGGGAGGTCCGGAGCCGCTCATCGAGATGGTCTGTTGCGCCATGGTGACTATCGGTGGAGGTATCGAAACTGGAGCCATAGAGACTGCCGCAATCGAGACGGGCGCTACAGTTGCGATGCTCACAGGAACGGTGGCTACGCTGGCGGTGACTGTCCGAAGAGTGCCCGCGGCCACGGCCGCGTTGACCATCTGTTGAGGCGTTGGAGCTTGTGACGGCGGAACTGTATTTGTAATTGTGACCGCCGGCACCGTTACAGCCGTTACATTTGCGGTTCGTTTGCCCGACATCCTTAATTGAGCATTTTGATCCAACAGAAATTCATTCGTCGCCGTCAAATCGCTAACCTAAGACGGAAAAGTGAGAGTTAGAAcacagtataaataaatagaaataaaaacattgtctattcaaattttgtaaaaattcctTGATCTCTCTTCCAGATGCTCTTGTTTAAAATTCCAagtgagaatattttaaagattcttTGATGCaactttcttaaataattataatataatttttttgtatataatatattttgtgcatgcgttttttaataattttcattcatatgAGAAGAAAACACAGAGCTGTTTCAAATAATAAgcaaatgtactgaaaaaacTTAAAAGCTTTCGTAAGATGGGAGTAGACacctaattaatatttctatcgatattttgtaataaatacacCTGGgtatttaaatcttatataccTGTTTCTTCAATTCctcaatttttttcctcaaCAATGCATTTTCATCTTCAAGTACGATAGCCCGTGCCTCGTTGCGCGGTATCACAGGATAATAGTAACTCGGCGTAACTGCCGGTTGAGTGGCGTGCTGCTGGCCCACGATCGTAGAAGCGTCGAAATGGACGACTGTCTCACCCGAGACTATCCGTCTCTTTGGTTCCGGCGGTCCGATGTAATCGGCCGGATGTGTGTTGTAACCGCCATTATTGGCAACCAAATTGTTATGCTGATCTTCCATTTGCCAGTGAAAACTGCAAATTTATGAAGAAGGAAATCGTTAGAAATAaaacgcaaaattttaaacttatgtgtaaaaaaatttatcattagacGAATCGATCGACTACGAGAGATTGCTTACTTTCTGTCCTCCTCGTATCTGCGATTCTCGCCACCGGCACCACCGCCGTTGCTCGTGCCGTTGAAATTGTGCTGCGGTCTGGACGCGTTGTGATGCGGCGGCGACATTAGATTGTGCTGCGGCTCCTCCTTCTTCCAATGTCTGAATTTACAGTTGGCTCTCTGGCAACTGCCCTTGAGAAAATCCTTGCACAACGGATAATCCGACTTGTCGTTATTACCGATTTTGGATCTGTTGAGAACGTGGGGCGGTAACTCGCCGGTCGCCCGGAAACGCTTCTCCTCGCTTTCCGTGCAATGAAGAAATTTGCAGCCCGGCCAATTGCACATGCCGTTCTGATAATCATGGCAGAAGGTGTATTCCTCCACCGGATCGTCGTCGGAACGCTCGTGTAGGTACTTGCAACGCTTCCCGCGATGGCACACATTTCTCAGAAAGTCCCTGCAGATGCGATTCGCAAGGTCGGAGGTGTCTGTCGCGTTCACGTTCAATCCACCCGCCATCCCGGTCGCCTGCTGCTGATGCCCCGCCGTCCCGTTGTCCAACTTTTTCTTCAGTTTTTTCATCGATGAAGCATAGCGGTCGTCGTCGTACCTTCGATCAATCGATGGAACCGGCTAAGCACGGCTAATACGTTGTGCGAAGTACAAGGGATCCTaagtaaaggaaaaaaaagtgagatatataatacgatgggaatttaaaaatacataataatattattacagtgCACGTACGCTACATTGAGAAAAGCTctattgctttaatattatttaatattcgctCGTGACAAACAATACTTACGAAACCGCGAAATAAGTTGTTAATTGCGCGTTAATTTACTCTCTTACTAgcgtaatatatatcttcaataGAGCGGCGCGCTCTAAGCTGAAACGTGAATTAAGGAGTATTAAGAGTAACAAGACGAGATTTCTCAATTTGAATTAAGTtaacttttatctttattttcccTTTTCGTATAATACGGCTATTACATCGGTAGTAAGATTATATCAACATTATTATGTACAGTATTTTTATCTATCGTTTACTTATTTACTTTGATAAATCCGTGATACATACGTCTCTTAATCCGTCAAGAAAATTAAGATCGAGCCTAACGATCGTCACTCgcatatttcttgaaaaatgtgTATCACGTAGATTTTTGTTCTTTCGCGACGCACTGATa from Cataglyphis hispanica isolate Lineage 1 chromosome 11, ULB_Chis1_1.0, whole genome shotgun sequence encodes the following:
- the LOC126852830 gene encoding zinc finger CCCH domain-containing protein 10-like, producing MKKLKKKLDNGTAGHQQQATGMAGGLNVNATDTSDLANRICRDFLRNVCHRGKRCKYLHERSDDDPVEEYTFCHDYQNGMCNWPGCKFLHCTESEEKRFRATGELPPHVLNRSKIGNNDKSDYPLCKDFLKGSCQRANCKFRHWKKEEPQHNLMSPPHHNASRPQHNFNGTSNGGGAGGENRRYEEDRNFHWQMEDQHNNLVANNGGYNTHPADYIGPPEPKRRIVSGETVVHFDASTIVGQQHATQPAVTPSYYYPVIPRNEARAIVLEDENALLRKKIEELKKQVSDLTATNEFLLDQNAQLRMSGKRTANVTAVTVPAVTITNTVPPSQAPTPQQMVNAAVAAGTLRTVTASVATVPVSIATVAPVSIAAVSMAPVSIPPPIVTMAQQTISMSGSGPPQATNQQPPNTQQPASLPLSISGATAPLVSYPIMSQELRPVLQ